From a single Micromonospora carbonacea genomic region:
- a CDS encoding dihydrolipoamide acetyltransferase family protein yields the protein MSDQVFLLPDLGEGLSEAEIVQWRVAVGDTVTVDQSVVEVETAKAVVDVPCPYAGRVVALHGAAGETRPVGQPLITIAPADGAAGGGEPAGHATYREEERAGSGNVLIGYGTGHGAAGRRRRRPRLSVAPEPAPSAEPAPEPAPATAPAPVLVSTPAPDPAAAVPGGAVALVISPIVRRLAREHGIDPATLRGTGPGGVVRRADVEAALAGTAPPPAPAPVPDHPGATPSGPATAGRTAVPVGEEDLVVPLTGVRKVIADKLSRSRREIPEVTIWVDADATALVETRRAINAATPDAPVSLLALLARVCLSGLRRFPQLNARVDTEGQRIVQSRGVHLGIAAQTDRGLVVPVLRDAHLLTTRELAVALAETTAAARAGALPPARLTGGTFTLNNYGVFGVDGSTPIINHPEAALLGVGRIVDKPWVVDGQLAVRKVTQLSLTFDHRVCDGGVAGGFLRHVADCVEQPALLIANG from the coding sequence ATGAGCGACCAGGTGTTCCTCCTGCCCGACCTCGGCGAAGGGCTGAGCGAGGCGGAGATCGTGCAGTGGCGGGTCGCCGTCGGCGACACCGTGACCGTGGACCAGAGCGTGGTCGAGGTGGAGACCGCGAAGGCCGTCGTGGACGTGCCCTGCCCGTACGCCGGGCGGGTCGTGGCGCTGCACGGCGCGGCGGGCGAGACGCGCCCGGTCGGCCAGCCGCTGATCACCATCGCGCCCGCCGACGGCGCTGCCGGCGGCGGCGAGCCCGCCGGCCACGCCACCTACCGGGAGGAGGAGCGCGCGGGCAGCGGCAACGTCCTCATCGGGTACGGCACCGGGCACGGCGCGGCGGGCCGGCGACGCCGCCGGCCCCGGCTCTCCGTCGCCCCCGAGCCCGCGCCGTCCGCCGAGCCCGCTCCCGAGCCCGCGCCGGCCACCGCGCCCGCGCCGGTCCTCGTGTCGACGCCCGCGCCCGATCCCGCCGCGGCGGTCCCCGGGGGCGCGGTCGCCCTGGTGATCTCCCCGATCGTCCGGCGGCTGGCCCGGGAGCACGGCATCGACCCGGCCACCCTGCGCGGCACCGGCCCGGGCGGGGTGGTGCGCCGGGCCGACGTCGAGGCCGCCCTCGCCGGCACGGCCCCGCCGCCCGCTCCCGCCCCGGTCCCCGACCACCCGGGCGCGACCCCGTCCGGCCCGGCCACGGCGGGCCGGACCGCCGTGCCGGTGGGCGAGGAGGACCTGGTCGTCCCGCTCACCGGCGTGCGCAAGGTGATCGCCGACAAGCTCTCCCGCAGCCGGCGGGAGATCCCCGAGGTGACCATCTGGGTCGACGCGGACGCCACCGCCCTGGTGGAGACCCGCCGGGCGATCAACGCCGCGACCCCGGACGCGCCGGTGAGCCTGCTGGCCCTGCTGGCCCGCGTCTGCCTCAGCGGGCTGCGCCGCTTCCCGCAGCTCAACGCGCGCGTCGACACCGAGGGGCAGCGGATCGTCCAGTCCCGGGGGGTGCACCTGGGCATCGCCGCGCAGACCGACCGGGGCCTGGTCGTCCCGGTGCTGCGCGACGCGCACCTGCTCACCACCCGGGAGCTGGCCGTGGCGCTGGCCGAGACCACCGCCGCCGCGCGGGCCGGCGCCCTGCCGCCGGCCCGCCTCACCGGCGGCACGTTCACCCTCAACAACTACGGCGTGTTCGGCGTCGACGGCTCCACCCCGATCATCAACCACCCGGAGGCGGCGCTGCTCGGCGTGGGGCGGATCGTGGACAAGCCGTGGGTCGTCGACGGGCAGCTCGCCGTACGCAAGGTGACGCAGCTCAGCCTCACCTTCGACCACCGGGTCTGCGACGGCGGGGTGGCCGGCGGCTTCCTGCGGCACGTCGCGGACTGCGTGGAGCAGCCGGCCCTGCTGATCGCCAACGGGTGA
- a CDS encoding right-handed parallel beta-helix repeat-containing protein yields the protein MPYQGLPAAVRDRRPAVAGAPLHCDATEYGLRGDGVTNDQPALAALVDRLGDGYAADGRARVIYCPPGIYSIRDAGTVWRSGVSLIGAGPGATRFLLSNEGNRADPTPLAFWTTLQHGADRDRHIADCTFADFEIDGSGVAMAEYNYLAKGLGLQYVVRGVFRNLYIHHTAATGLGCDFLQDSLIEGAVVVGCGRLDNGQEMGGAGIGVGIGGWGTVERLTIANCTTLGNGTNGIFLELQKATWPPPRGYRIVGCHSQGNRFGISDWGADGLIVSACTMTGNLEAGFDVSAEGTSGVAGRGGLLADCVIDGNVRDGISMGNTPGPYTVRGNRISGNGAYGYHEHDLGHGYHGAATDVVIDGNDFWGNGLDAIRIDRPMVDAVLLNNRIRNNGRQCAAGYGGGGESVRYNERSLVDRTAGWQHDGHRGKVLRVGKRVALVAANDDTGLTLAPVRPDAYSAWSGDTPLPGTAYELPGAPGCRAGITVNAHVDSATIRGNRIWDNHDERTQTHGIWITDRGSCVSCRVEDNDLAGNAVAATRLDTPPVGGRWDRNHGDQDWD from the coding sequence GTGCCGTACCAGGGCCTGCCCGCCGCCGTCCGAGACCGCCGCCCGGCCGTCGCCGGGGCGCCGCTGCACTGCGACGCCACCGAGTACGGGCTGCGCGGCGACGGGGTGACCAACGACCAGCCGGCGCTCGCCGCCCTCGTGGACCGCCTGGGCGACGGCTACGCCGCCGACGGGCGGGCCCGGGTCATCTACTGCCCGCCCGGCATCTACTCCATCCGCGACGCGGGCACGGTGTGGCGCAGCGGGGTGTCCCTGATCGGCGCCGGCCCCGGCGCGACCCGGTTCCTGCTCAGCAACGAGGGCAACCGGGCCGATCCGACCCCGCTGGCCTTCTGGACCACCCTCCAGCACGGCGCGGACCGCGACCGGCACATCGCCGACTGCACCTTCGCCGACTTCGAGATCGACGGATCCGGCGTGGCCATGGCCGAGTACAACTACCTCGCCAAGGGCCTCGGCCTGCAGTACGTGGTGCGCGGGGTGTTCCGCAACCTCTACATCCACCACACGGCGGCCACCGGCCTGGGCTGCGACTTCCTCCAGGACAGCCTGATCGAGGGGGCAGTGGTCGTCGGCTGTGGCCGGCTCGACAACGGCCAGGAGATGGGCGGCGCCGGGATCGGCGTCGGCATCGGCGGCTGGGGCACCGTGGAGCGGCTCACCATCGCCAACTGCACCACCCTGGGCAACGGCACCAACGGCATCTTCCTGGAACTCCAGAAGGCCACCTGGCCGCCGCCGCGCGGCTACCGGATCGTCGGCTGCCACAGCCAGGGCAACCGGTTCGGCATCTCCGACTGGGGCGCCGACGGGCTGATCGTCTCCGCCTGCACGATGACGGGCAACCTGGAGGCCGGCTTCGACGTCTCCGCCGAGGGGACCTCCGGGGTAGCCGGCCGGGGCGGCCTGCTGGCCGACTGCGTCATCGACGGCAACGTCCGCGACGGCATCAGCATGGGCAACACCCCGGGCCCGTACACGGTGCGCGGCAACCGGATCAGCGGCAACGGGGCGTACGGCTACCACGAGCACGACCTCGGGCACGGCTACCACGGCGCGGCGACGGACGTGGTCATCGACGGCAACGACTTCTGGGGCAACGGCCTCGACGCCATCCGCATCGACCGGCCGATGGTCGACGCCGTGCTGCTCAACAACCGCATCCGCAACAACGGCCGGCAGTGCGCCGCCGGGTACGGCGGGGGTGGCGAGTCGGTCCGCTACAACGAACGGTCGCTCGTCGACCGGACCGCCGGCTGGCAGCACGACGGGCACCGGGGCAAGGTGCTGCGGGTCGGCAAGCGGGTCGCCCTGGTCGCCGCCAACGACGACACCGGGCTCACCCTCGCCCCGGTGCGCCCCGACGCGTACAGCGCCTGGAGCGGGGACACCCCGCTGCCGGGCACGGCGTACGAGCTGCCGGGCGCGCCGGGGTGCCGGGCCGGGATCACGGTCAACGCGCACGTCGACTCGGCCACCATCCGGGGCAACCGGATCTGGGACAACCACGACGAACGCACCCAGACGCATGGAATCTGGATCACCGACCGGGGCAGCTGCGTGTCCTGCCGGGTCGAGGACAACGACCTGGCCGGCAACGCGGTGGCCGCCACCCGCCTGGACACCCCGCCGGTCGGCGGCCGGTGGGACCGCAACCACGGCGACCAGGACTGGGACTGA
- a CDS encoding L,D-transpeptidase, with protein MDVRRRLTLLAVTIAATPLVLGGCTAEGRKAAERAARVAPPPAVELTPADRARDVPVSAEIGTSVAHGRVTGVRLTDDKGRQVPGEPREDGTSWVPGAPLAGGRTYTAEVTVTGDGGRTATRTTTFSTAPKPTKPAITSTLYFTGNQTYGTAMPVTVAFDPGVPKEARAAVQKRLFVKTDPPQPGTWSWLEDGSQAYYRAPDFWRPGTKISVRAALEGLPIGKELVGDAEHRATSKIGRQVSVDIDNATKQMSVFRDGKLVRRIPVSLGKPSTPSSSGKMVIMEKHERTTFDTRGEPDGGYVVDVDDAQRLTWGGEFIHSAPWSEGDQGYSNVSHGCANVSAAAADWLMGVTQVGDLVTVTGTEVPLRAGNGWTAWNVSWDEFAKGSALPVPAGLRPSPHTASPHPGAVAGGGSPAPTPSASGG; from the coding sequence ATGGACGTGAGGCGGCGATTGACGCTATTGGCGGTAACCATCGCAGCCACACCACTGGTTCTCGGTGGATGCACCGCCGAGGGGAGGAAGGCCGCCGAGCGGGCCGCGCGGGTCGCGCCGCCGCCGGCGGTCGAGCTGACGCCCGCCGACCGGGCGCGGGACGTCCCGGTCAGCGCCGAGATCGGCACCAGCGTGGCCCACGGCAGGGTCACCGGCGTCCGGCTCACCGACGACAAGGGCCGGCAAGTCCCGGGGGAGCCCCGGGAAGACGGGACGAGCTGGGTTCCCGGCGCGCCGCTGGCCGGCGGGCGGACGTACACCGCCGAGGTGACGGTGACGGGGGACGGGGGACGGACCGCCACCCGCACCACGACGTTCAGCACCGCGCCGAAGCCGACCAAGCCGGCGATCACCAGCACCCTCTACTTCACGGGCAACCAGACGTACGGCACCGCGATGCCCGTGACGGTGGCGTTCGACCCGGGGGTGCCGAAGGAGGCCCGCGCGGCGGTGCAGAAGCGGCTGTTCGTCAAGACCGACCCGCCGCAGCCGGGCACCTGGTCCTGGCTGGAGGACGGCAGCCAGGCGTACTACCGGGCCCCCGACTTCTGGCGGCCGGGCACGAAGATCAGCGTCCGCGCGGCCCTGGAGGGGCTGCCGATCGGCAAGGAGCTGGTGGGCGACGCCGAGCACCGGGCCACCTCCAAGATCGGCCGGCAGGTCTCCGTCGACATCGACAACGCCACCAAGCAGATGTCGGTGTTCCGCGACGGCAAGCTGGTCCGCCGGATCCCGGTCAGCCTCGGCAAGCCGAGCACGCCCAGCTCCAGCGGCAAGATGGTGATCATGGAGAAGCACGAGCGGACGACGTTCGACACCCGCGGCGAGCCCGACGGCGGCTACGTCGTCGACGTCGACGACGCCCAGCGGCTCACCTGGGGCGGGGAGTTCATCCACTCCGCGCCGTGGTCGGAGGGCGACCAGGGCTACAGCAACGTCTCGCACGGCTGCGCCAACGTCTCCGCCGCCGCCGCGGACTGGCTGATGGGCGTCACCCAGGTCGGCGACCTGGTCACCGTCACGGGCACCGAGGTGCCGCTGCGGGCCGGCAACGGCTGGACGGCCTGGAACGTGAGCTGGGACGAGTTCGCCAAGGGCAGCGCTTTGCCCGTCCCGGCCGGGCTGCGGCCCAGCCCGCACACCGCGTCGCCGCACCCGGGGGCGGTGGCCGGCGGGGGCTCGCCCGCGCCGACCCCGTCGGCCAGCGGCGGCTGA
- a CDS encoding SMP-30/gluconolactonase/LRE family protein, translating to MVVPRPRAPRPIRPVREPATVPPPLTGPWAPEDRRLDEVELLPLPDGAHGPEDVVVDAAGRVVSGDEDGRLWWWAADAPAGTPARLLAETGGRPLGIELDPLDDSLVVCDAYRGLLRVTPGGAVRELTGTAPPVHLANNAAVARDGTIYFTDSSDRFPLSHWKHDLLEHRPNGRVLAYDPGSGRTEVVAAGLYFPNGIALTPDESALILVETTTHRLLRVDLPGGAATVLADLPAYPDNLCAVGDGTYWIALPSPRLPVVERLLPHPRLRQLVALLPDAVRPQPRRYGLVALVDGAGTVLRTLHGPRGAYWMITGVRQHGDQLWLGSLVGSGVARVPLG from the coding sequence ATGGTGGTACCCCGCCCCCGCGCGCCCCGACCCATCCGCCCCGTCCGCGAACCGGCCACCGTGCCGCCCCCGCTGACCGGGCCGTGGGCGCCCGAGGACCGCCGGCTCGACGAGGTGGAGCTGCTGCCGCTGCCCGACGGCGCGCACGGTCCCGAGGACGTCGTGGTCGACGCGGCTGGCCGGGTGGTCAGCGGGGACGAGGACGGCCGGCTCTGGTGGTGGGCGGCCGACGCGCCGGCGGGCACCCCGGCGAGGCTGCTGGCGGAGACCGGGGGACGGCCGCTCGGCATCGAGCTCGACCCGCTCGACGACAGCCTGGTCGTCTGCGACGCCTACCGGGGGCTGCTGCGGGTCACCCCAGGCGGGGCCGTACGCGAGCTGACCGGCACCGCTCCGCCGGTGCACCTGGCCAACAACGCCGCCGTGGCCCGCGACGGGACGATCTACTTCACCGACAGCTCGGATCGCTTCCCCCTGTCGCACTGGAAGCACGACCTGCTGGAGCACCGGCCCAACGGGCGGGTGCTCGCCTACGATCCGGGCAGCGGGCGGACGGAGGTGGTGGCCGCCGGGCTCTACTTCCCCAACGGGATCGCGCTGACCCCCGACGAGTCCGCGCTGATCCTGGTGGAGACGACCACCCACCGGCTGCTCCGGGTCGACCTGCCCGGCGGGGCGGCCACCGTGCTGGCGGACCTGCCGGCGTATCCGGACAACCTCTGCGCGGTCGGCGACGGGACGTACTGGATCGCCCTGCCCAGCCCTCGGCTGCCGGTGGTGGAGCGGCTGCTGCCGCACCCCCGGCTGCGGCAGCTGGTGGCGCTGCTGCCCGACGCGGTCCGGCCGCAGCCGCGCCGCTACGGGCTGGTCGCGCTGGTCGACGGCGCGGGCACGGTGCTGCGGACCCTGCACGGCCCGCGCGGCGCCTACTGGATGATCACGGGGGTACGCCAGCACGGCGACCAGCTCTGGCTGGGCTCCCTGGTCGGCTCCGGCGTGGCCCGGGTGCCGCTCGGCTGA
- a CDS encoding STAS domain-containing protein, whose translation MEQRSDRFHVQVDVGDDVVEMRATGEVDIATVGVLRSALWAAPARPLLRLDLSGVRLLSAAGVRALVAAHRRARARGGELVLVDPAPMVARVLHVTGLDRVIPVRAGAASTATGPVAPAPLALRPGLLVPLVAERGSASAPLAPAA comes from the coding sequence ATGGAGCAGCGCAGCGATCGGTTCCACGTGCAGGTCGACGTGGGTGACGACGTCGTGGAGATGAGGGCGACCGGCGAGGTCGACATCGCCACGGTCGGCGTGCTGCGCTCCGCGCTCTGGGCCGCCCCCGCCCGCCCCCTGCTGCGGCTCGACCTCTCCGGCGTCCGGCTGCTCTCCGCCGCCGGGGTGCGGGCGCTGGTCGCCGCGCACCGCCGGGCCCGCGCGCGGGGCGGCGAGCTGGTGCTCGTCGACCCGGCCCCGATGGTGGCCCGGGTGCTGCACGTGACCGGCCTGGACCGGGTCATCCCGGTCAGGGCGGGCGCCGCCTCCACCGCGACCGGGCCGGTCGCCCCCGCGCCGCTGGCGTTGCGACCGGGGCTGCTGGTGCCGCTCGTCGCCGAGCGGGGCAGCGCGTCCGCGCCGCTGGCGCCGGCCGCCTGA
- a CDS encoding FKBP-type peptidyl-prolyl cis-trans isomerase: MEIGGSRSGRIDGDRSGRTTEQEAYGMDKPEIGPIEGAPPADLVIEDIIVGDGPEAQRGQRATVHYVGVAHSTGREFDASWNRGDAFEFPLGGGRVIAGWDQGVVGMRVGGRRKLTIPPHLGYGNQGAGGVIAPGETLVFVVDLLGVR; the protein is encoded by the coding sequence ATGGAGATCGGCGGATCACGATCCGGCAGGATCGACGGCGACCGCAGTGGACGCACCACCGAGCAGGAGGCGTACGGCATGGACAAGCCCGAAATCGGCCCGATCGAGGGCGCGCCGCCCGCCGATCTCGTCATCGAGGACATCATCGTCGGCGACGGCCCGGAGGCCCAGCGGGGCCAGCGGGCCACCGTGCACTACGTGGGCGTGGCCCACTCGACGGGCCGCGAGTTCGACGCGTCGTGGAACCGGGGCGACGCGTTCGAGTTCCCCCTCGGCGGCGGGCGGGTCATCGCCGGCTGGGACCAGGGCGTCGTCGGCATGCGGGTCGGCGGCCGGCGCAAGCTGACCATCCCGCCGCACCTCGGGTACGGCAACCAGGGCGCCGGCGGCGTGATCGCGCCGGGCGAGACGCTCGTCTTCGTCGTGGACCTGCTCGGCGTGCGCTGA
- a CDS encoding DoxX family membrane protein, which translates to MDTMTATIERTTARTTAPAAENTRTTETTRERATRYVLAGIRLALGWTFLWAFLDKMFGLGHETAAKNAWINGGSPTKGFLSFGAAGPLKGFYNGIAGAAWADWLFMAGLAAIGVALLLGVGTRIAATAGGLLLVMMWTAVLPPENNPFMDDHLIYAAVLAVLAMAGAGDTLGLGRTWKRLAIVQRFPWLR; encoded by the coding sequence GTGGACACCATGACCGCGACGATCGAGCGGACCACCGCCAGGACCACCGCACCGGCGGCCGAGAACACCAGGACGACCGAGACCACCCGGGAGCGGGCCACCCGCTACGTCCTCGCCGGCATCCGGCTCGCGCTGGGTTGGACCTTCCTCTGGGCCTTCCTCGACAAGATGTTCGGCCTCGGCCACGAGACCGCCGCGAAGAACGCCTGGATCAACGGGGGCAGCCCCACCAAGGGCTTCCTGAGCTTCGGCGCGGCCGGCCCGCTCAAGGGCTTCTACAACGGGATCGCCGGCGCCGCCTGGGCGGACTGGCTGTTCATGGCCGGCCTGGCCGCGATCGGCGTGGCCCTGCTGCTGGGCGTCGGCACACGGATCGCCGCCACCGCCGGTGGCCTGCTCCTGGTGATGATGTGGACGGCCGTCCTGCCCCCCGAGAACAACCCGTTCATGGACGACCACCTCATCTACGCCGCGGTGCTGGCGGTCCTGGCCATGGCCGGCGCGGGCGACACCCTCGGCCTCGGGCGGACCTGGAAGCGACTGGCCATCGTCCAGCGGTTCCCCTGGCTGCGATGA
- a CDS encoding CBS domain-containing protein → MRTWQVGDVMTKDVATVGEETPYRQIVDVLVRRGVSGVPVVDGFRRVLGVVSETDLLHRIERVGHPDGRRVFEGRRRRVAREKAGALVAGDLMTAPAVTTYPQASLPAAARQLDRDAVRRLPVLDDLGRLVGIVTRGDLLRVHLRTDAEIREEVVREVLRRVLAVRDGLVTVQVRDGEVTLDGRLDRRSGVDLAGRLAAQVGGVVRVVNTIAYDVDDDALVALADGQVTPVA, encoded by the coding sequence ATGAGGACCTGGCAGGTGGGCGACGTGATGACCAAGGACGTCGCGACGGTGGGGGAGGAGACCCCGTACCGGCAGATCGTGGACGTGCTCGTCCGCCGGGGCGTCAGCGGCGTGCCGGTGGTCGACGGGTTCAGGCGGGTGCTGGGCGTGGTCTCCGAGACGGACCTGCTGCACCGGATCGAACGGGTCGGGCACCCGGACGGGCGGCGGGTCTTCGAGGGCCGGCGTCGCCGGGTGGCCCGGGAGAAGGCCGGCGCCCTGGTCGCCGGGGACCTGATGACCGCGCCGGCGGTGACGACGTACCCGCAGGCGTCCCTGCCGGCCGCGGCGCGGCAGCTCGACCGGGACGCGGTCCGGCGGCTGCCCGTCCTGGACGACCTCGGCCGGCTGGTCGGCATCGTCACCCGTGGCGACCTGCTGCGGGTGCACCTGCGCACCGACGCCGAGATCCGCGAGGAGGTCGTGCGGGAGGTCCTGCGGCGGGTCCTGGCCGTGCGGGACGGGCTGGTGACCGTGCAGGTGCGCGACGGCGAGGTCACCCTCGACGGGCGGCTGGACCGGCGCAGCGGGGTCGACCTCGCCGGCCGGCTCGCCGCGCAGGTCGGCGGCGTGGTCCGCGTCGTCAACACCATCGCGTACGACGTCGACGACGACGCCCTCGTCGCGCTCGCCGACGGCCAGGTCACCCCGGTGGCCTGA
- a CDS encoding DICT sensory domain-containing protein, protein MLHSGRAPELLTKRSLVAVSHAIESAALATAEDGPLLVIALFQRMPYFDRERAVYERIAATAAATVVGVVGQRPEALPAGVCGVALDETEDLAREWSVVALTPRFGAALVAHDRVEVEPAATLESGRLFDGRWGFRRDEALHEVVRLRDRLADRLPGAVRLAVEETLARVRDLPATPGEARGEAALRLMFSRAERAARARRPGGRDRSAGTPAAEPVPLLDEPGMRRWTGADGVTAAGTLPVALVGVRVDEPAGAPERFGRRSAAREAQAVIGAVTAPLRPVDRAVRLSEQEYLLILPALTEDQAMTVAGQVHEAVAGLARSYPFVAFAVHAAVTVTGRRPLPVGDVRHAVGWAAREGVPVARLAPESAEVPVGQP, encoded by the coding sequence GTGCTGCACAGTGGACGGGCTCCGGAACTTCTGACCAAGCGCAGCCTCGTCGCTGTCTCCCACGCCATCGAGAGCGCCGCCCTGGCCACCGCCGAGGACGGCCCGCTCCTGGTGATCGCCCTCTTCCAGCGGATGCCCTACTTCGACCGCGAGCGGGCGGTCTACGAGCGGATCGCGGCCACGGCGGCGGCGACCGTGGTGGGCGTGGTCGGGCAACGCCCCGAGGCGCTGCCGGCCGGCGTGTGCGGCGTGGCCCTGGACGAGACCGAGGACCTCGCCCGGGAGTGGAGCGTGGTGGCGCTGACCCCCCGGTTCGGCGCGGCGCTGGTCGCCCACGACCGGGTGGAGGTCGAGCCGGCGGCCACGCTGGAGTCGGGGCGCCTCTTCGACGGGCGGTGGGGGTTCCGCCGCGACGAGGCGCTGCACGAGGTGGTCCGGCTGCGCGACCGGCTCGCCGACCGGCTCCCCGGCGCGGTCCGGCTCGCCGTGGAGGAGACGCTGGCCCGGGTGCGGGACCTGCCCGCCACGCCGGGCGAGGCCCGGGGCGAGGCGGCGTTGCGGCTGATGTTCTCCCGCGCCGAACGCGCGGCCCGGGCCCGCCGGCCCGGCGGGCGGGACCGCAGCGCCGGCACGCCCGCGGCGGAGCCGGTGCCGCTGCTGGACGAGCCGGGGATGCGCCGGTGGACCGGCGCGGACGGGGTCACCGCCGCGGGCACGCTGCCGGTGGCGCTGGTCGGCGTCCGGGTGGACGAGCCGGCGGGCGCGCCGGAGCGCTTCGGCCGCCGCAGCGCCGCCCGGGAGGCGCAGGCGGTGATCGGGGCGGTCACCGCGCCGCTGCGCCCCGTGGACCGGGCGGTGCGCCTGTCCGAGCAGGAGTACCTGCTGATCCTGCCGGCGCTGACCGAGGACCAGGCGATGACGGTCGCCGGCCAGGTGCACGAGGCGGTCGCCGGACTGGCCCGGTCGTATCCCTTCGTGGCCTTCGCGGTGCACGCCGCGGTCACCGTGACCGGCCGCCGGCCGCTGCCCGTGGGCGACGTCCGGCACGCCGTCGGGTGGGCCGCCCGGGAGGGGGTGCCCGTCGCCCGGCTGGCCCCCGAGTCGGCCGAGGTGCCCGTCGGGCAGCCGTAG
- a CDS encoding DUF2726 domain-containing protein: MARTGSDHGSLLRPVAASTGRAPVLTRAGQVVFGPRRLGELVHGRPPGVTGHQWTSAGREGFDHVVCAGDSGRPLFAVEIGPPAPAGSAAQRAERMKNAVCAAVGLPVLRIVSPTLRAADHGRRIVAYVIDARAYADAVAPAPGQDDPAEALPVEFREIVGRLPDGRTGHVNDLGALARAAAVEAYVSRRLVDPIVRGLHVRWADGPVEGWSWVEVRPGRCLVERVQVVQQRFSCGVDAGRLAEDLAAVAVGERLRDVEAAGPDLVSRDELDRDIRRLRERRDEMRDGFAFEHLCAG; encoded by the coding sequence ATGGCGCGCACCGGTAGTGACCACGGCTCCCTGCTGCGCCCGGTCGCGGCGTCGACCGGGCGGGCCCCGGTCCTCACCCGTGCCGGTCAGGTCGTGTTCGGCCCCCGCCGGCTGGGGGAGCTGGTGCACGGCCGTCCGCCGGGCGTCACGGGCCACCAGTGGACCTCGGCCGGCCGGGAGGGCTTCGACCACGTGGTGTGCGCCGGCGACAGCGGCCGCCCGCTGTTCGCCGTCGAGATCGGGCCGCCCGCCCCGGCCGGCTCCGCCGCGCAGCGCGCCGAGCGGATGAAGAACGCCGTCTGCGCGGCCGTCGGCCTGCCGGTGCTGCGGATCGTCTCGCCCACGTTGCGCGCCGCCGACCACGGCCGCCGGATCGTGGCGTACGTCATCGACGCCCGCGCCTACGCCGACGCCGTTGCGCCTGCGCCGGGGCAGGACGACCCGGCGGAGGCCCTGCCCGTGGAGTTCCGGGAGATCGTCGGCCGGCTGCCGGACGGGCGCACCGGTCACGTCAACGACCTCGGCGCCCTCGCCCGGGCGGCGGCCGTGGAGGCGTACGTGTCCCGCCGGCTGGTCGACCCGATCGTGCGGGGCCTGCACGTGCGCTGGGCCGACGGCCCGGTGGAGGGCTGGAGCTGGGTGGAGGTGCGTCCCGGCCGCTGCCTGGTGGAGCGGGTGCAGGTCGTCCAGCAGCGCTTCTCCTGCGGCGTGGACGCCGGCCGCCTCGCCGAGGACCTGGCCGCCGTGGCGGTCGGCGAGCGGCTGCGCGACGTCGAGGCGGCCGGCCCGGATCTGGTGTCGCGTGACGAACTCGACCGGGACATCCGCCGGCTGCGGGAGCGCCGCGACGAGATGCGCGACGGCTTCGCCTTCGAGCACCTCTGCGCCGGCTGA
- a CDS encoding histone-like nucleoid-structuring protein Lsr2 gives MARKVITVLTDDLDGGKADRTVEFSLDGVAYTIDVSDENAGTLRKALDPYINAGRRIGRGPVDAGRPVRRPGRAPVSGMDREQNRAIREWATKNGYEISDRGRIPVSVVEAFKNR, from the coding sequence ATGGCCCGGAAAGTAATCACCGTCTTGACTGACGACCTCGATGGCGGGAAGGCGGATCGGACCGTCGAGTTCAGCCTGGACGGCGTGGCGTACACCATCGATGTGTCCGACGAGAACGCCGGCACCCTCCGGAAGGCACTCGACCCCTACATCAACGCTGGCCGGCGAATCGGCCGAGGGCCGGTCGACGCCGGCCGGCCGGTCCGCCGCCCCGGCCGGGCGCCGGTCTCGGGAATGGATCGCGAGCAGAACCGGGCGATCCGGGAATGGGCCACCAAGAACGGCTACGAGATTTCCGACCGGGGCCGGATCCCCGTCTCCGTCGTCGAGGCCTTCAAGAACCGCTGA